In the genome of Hymenobacter cellulosivorans, one region contains:
- a CDS encoding aldehyde dehydrogenase family protein, translating to MPKIISPAVEFGSLLNQVKQITPEIFTPDGKFQNLMEGQWQQPGTPREFTSPIDGTQLAAMPMLNREQALQAVQFAKKESAAWAATDLDERRHKVQECLNQLRPHVELVGKLLMWEIGKTYKLGFTDIDRAIEGVQWYVDNIEEMLGSRTPLGLVSNIASWNYPHSVLLHAVLVQALCGNSVIAKTPTDGGFISLSFAFAIARRCGLPVTLVSGPGGELSDVLVKNEAVDCLSFVGGRYNGRNIADALSQEHKRYMLEMEGVNTYGIWNYSDWQSLADQLKKGYDYGKQRCTAYVRFVVQRNLFPQFLETYWEAVKSLKVGNPTLVDNPDDKLPELAFGPVINKTQAEDLDRLYENALKTGATPIFEGKLDESLFLPGQDMSAYRAPRALVNLPRQSELYFKEPFGPIDSIVLVDRVEELVGEMNISNGALVGALASDDEKWAQRTAKEVRAFKMGVNKLRSRGDREEVFGGLGESWKGAFVGGKLLVEAVTEGAPAQPVLGNYPEATLLPEKI from the coding sequence ATGCCCAAAATCATTTCGCCCGCGGTAGAATTCGGCTCGTTGCTGAATCAGGTTAAGCAGATTACGCCCGAAATTTTCACCCCGGACGGTAAGTTTCAGAACCTGATGGAAGGCCAGTGGCAGCAGCCCGGCACGCCCCGCGAGTTTACCTCGCCCATCGACGGTACCCAGCTGGCTGCCATGCCCATGCTGAACCGGGAGCAGGCCCTTCAGGCTGTGCAGTTTGCCAAGAAAGAGTCTGCCGCCTGGGCTGCCACCGACCTGGATGAGCGCCGCCACAAGGTGCAGGAATGCCTCAACCAGCTGCGCCCCCACGTGGAGCTGGTGGGCAAGCTGCTGATGTGGGAAATCGGCAAAACCTACAAGCTGGGCTTCACCGACATTGACCGCGCCATCGAGGGCGTGCAGTGGTACGTGGATAATATCGAGGAAATGCTGGGCTCCCGCACGCCGCTGGGCCTGGTTTCCAATATTGCCTCCTGGAATTACCCCCATTCGGTACTCCTGCACGCGGTGCTGGTGCAGGCTTTGTGCGGCAACTCGGTTATTGCCAAAACGCCCACTGACGGCGGCTTTATTTCCCTGAGCTTCGCCTTCGCCATTGCTCGCCGCTGCGGTCTGCCCGTCACGCTGGTCAGTGGCCCCGGCGGGGAGCTGAGCGACGTGCTGGTGAAAAACGAAGCCGTGGACTGCCTCAGCTTCGTGGGGGGGCGCTACAACGGCCGCAACATTGCCGACGCCCTGAGCCAGGAGCACAAACGCTACATGCTGGAAATGGAAGGCGTAAACACCTACGGCATCTGGAACTACAGCGACTGGCAGAGCCTGGCCGACCAGCTCAAGAAGGGCTACGACTACGGCAAGCAGCGCTGCACGGCCTACGTGCGCTTCGTGGTGCAGCGCAATCTGTTTCCGCAATTCCTGGAAACTTACTGGGAGGCCGTCAAGAGCCTGAAAGTAGGCAACCCCACCCTGGTCGACAACCCCGACGACAAGCTGCCCGAGCTGGCCTTTGGCCCGGTTATCAATAAAACCCAGGCCGAAGACCTCGACCGGCTCTACGAAAATGCCCTTAAAACCGGCGCGACGCCCATTTTTGAAGGCAAGCTCGACGAGAGCCTGTTTTTGCCCGGCCAGGATATGAGTGCCTACCGCGCCCCGCGGGCCCTCGTGAACCTGCCCCGGCAAAGCGAATTGTACTTCAAGGAACCCTTCGGCCCCATCGACTCCATCGTGCTCGTCGACCGGGTTGAGGAGCTGGTGGGCGAAATGAACATCAGCAACGGCGCCCTGGTCGGCGCCCTGGCCTCCGACGACGAGAAGTGGGCCCAGCGTACCGCCAAAGAAGTGCGGGCCTTCAAAATGGGCGTCAACAAACTTCGCTCCCGCGGCGACCGGGAAGAGGTGTTTGGCGGCCTGGGCGAGTCCTGGAAAGGCGCGTTTGTGGGTGGTAAGCTGCTGGTAGAAGCCGTAACCGAAGGTGCCCCGGCCCAGCCCGTACTCGGCAACTACCCCGAAGCAACCCTGTTGCCCGAGAAGATTTAA
- a CDS encoding eCIS core domain-containing protein, whose translation MKQKLPSGPGREAAPASTDEPRKASQGISHPAVAQPKAPQPLVQRPAHSLAARPAPALQRKENRTGLPDGLKAGVESLSGHSLDEVRVHYNSRTPAQLQAHAYAQGSDIHLAPGQEQHLPHEAWHVVQQKQGRVQATRQLQAGVPVNDETGLEHEADVMGAKAAQLRAEQPTAVLATTPTSGAVVQRKPYSYPTTAAQKDKNTYQARIDRIVDVIDKAVDRARALALQWRAFEHAPDKHLQQWYKAANQYSAEPEEAMKIIYARFGYAIETLVNNELSARLEGLDIIKQHASGHTRPDIVAADGDNQIAWIDITSEGSRDHIQSKTGTSWRNRPFVYEIRYNQLDLKEVLSATNDEFYNEYGRFVADERNIELAAIEAKRNELSQTFIALQEKHQWRTGTDNAKTKQNITQEHFFGKLRTEDEDSDDYRFKKQATRGALAYAGVNPGTFGFNVGKIGAKIELAREEVRKQAGPAMEAGKLKLTVGKAQELLTFFAGHSQHLVVREYIDIVRMNADSREVIKLGFMLKHAVLDLAQIGNALGSIHADLNRADERVRELVPALQAQQLFRIEEADFELIQSWRQQTSRLLAYAQRLHTTMQVQERFKAYVQQQFTFFDRPAEVNRILSGLGEKPGDARYEVQAEHWMHKNLLGHATTDLNRLEHALLFVRSHLPASDARVQELEQLLANQLGANLRAADFAGLQQWRQHTAELEQYTQLLNTTLRMQQLFQQYVRAKYGFFDRPAEVTTLLNALAARPVDQQVHLRAQHWMTQHPIGAPAPEATSPLVLSPTAEPDEGYNEEMEHESS comes from the coding sequence ATGAAACAAAAGCTTCCTTCAGGTCCCGGTCGTGAGGCCGCCCCGGCCAGTACCGATGAGCCCCGGAAAGCAAGCCAGGGAATAAGTCATCCGGCCGTGGCCCAGCCGAAGGCTCCACAGCCCCTGGTGCAGCGCCCAGCCCATTCTCTGGCTGCCCGGCCCGCGCCAGCGCTGCAGAGAAAGGAAAACCGGACGGGCCTGCCCGATGGGCTCAAGGCGGGGGTGGAAAGCCTCTCGGGCCACTCCCTGGACGAGGTGCGGGTGCATTACAACTCCCGTACGCCGGCCCAGCTGCAGGCCCACGCCTACGCCCAGGGCTCAGACATTCACTTGGCCCCGGGCCAGGAGCAGCACTTGCCCCACGAGGCCTGGCACGTGGTGCAGCAGAAGCAGGGGCGGGTGCAGGCGACCCGCCAGCTGCAGGCCGGCGTGCCCGTCAACGACGAGACCGGCCTGGAACACGAGGCCGACGTAATGGGCGCCAAAGCCGCGCAGCTCCGCGCTGAACAGCCGACCGCCGTGCTGGCAACGACGCCTACCTCGGGGGCGGTGGTGCAGCGTAAGCCGTATTCGTACCCGACGACAGCGGCGCAGAAGGACAAGAATACCTACCAGGCTCGCATTGACCGTATCGTGGATGTCATTGACAAAGCCGTGGATCGGGCCCGGGCGCTGGCCCTGCAGTGGCGGGCATTCGAACACGCCCCGGACAAGCATTTGCAGCAGTGGTATAAGGCGGCTAATCAGTATTCGGCGGAACCCGAGGAGGCCATGAAAATCATTTATGCCCGCTTTGGGTACGCCATTGAAACCCTGGTAAACAATGAATTGAGTGCCCGGCTGGAAGGTCTGGACATTATTAAGCAGCATGCTTCCGGCCACACCCGCCCCGATATTGTGGCCGCGGATGGGGACAACCAGATTGCCTGGATTGACATTACCAGTGAAGGTTCCCGCGACCATATCCAGAGCAAAACGGGTACGAGCTGGCGCAACCGACCCTTCGTGTACGAGATTCGTTACAACCAACTCGACCTGAAGGAGGTACTGAGCGCCACCAACGACGAATTTTACAACGAGTACGGGCGCTTCGTGGCCGATGAGCGCAACATCGAGCTAGCCGCTATTGAGGCCAAGCGTAACGAGTTGAGCCAGACGTTTATAGCCTTGCAGGAAAAACACCAGTGGCGGACGGGTACCGATAATGCCAAGACCAAGCAAAATATAACCCAGGAACACTTTTTTGGCAAGCTCCGGACGGAAGACGAGGATTCAGACGACTACCGCTTTAAAAAGCAGGCTACCCGCGGTGCCTTGGCGTATGCGGGCGTAAACCCGGGCACCTTTGGCTTTAACGTTGGGAAAATAGGCGCCAAAATCGAGCTGGCTCGGGAAGAGGTGCGGAAGCAAGCCGGGCCCGCCATGGAAGCCGGCAAGCTGAAGCTGACCGTTGGTAAGGCCCAGGAGCTACTGACTTTCTTTGCCGGCCACTCGCAGCATCTGGTAGTGCGCGAGTATATCGATATCGTCAGGATGAATGCGGATTCCCGCGAAGTAATCAAGCTCGGGTTTATGCTCAAGCACGCCGTGCTGGACCTAGCTCAAATCGGCAATGCGCTGGGCTCGATCCACGCTGATCTGAATCGGGCCGACGAGCGGGTGCGGGAACTGGTGCCCGCTTTGCAGGCGCAGCAGCTATTCCGGATTGAGGAAGCCGATTTTGAGCTGATTCAAAGTTGGCGGCAGCAAACCAGCCGCCTGCTGGCCTACGCGCAGCGGCTCCACACCACGATGCAGGTGCAGGAAAGATTCAAAGCGTATGTTCAGCAGCAGTTTACTTTCTTCGATCGGCCCGCTGAGGTAAACCGGATTTTAAGCGGCCTAGGTGAAAAGCCAGGAGATGCCCGCTACGAAGTGCAGGCCGAGCACTGGATGCACAAAAACCTGCTGGGCCACGCTACCACCGACCTGAACCGGCTGGAGCATGCCCTGCTGTTCGTGCGCAGCCACCTGCCCGCCTCCGACGCGCGGGTGCAGGAGTTGGAGCAGCTCTTAGCTAATCAGCTGGGAGCCAACCTTCGGGCCGCCGACTTTGCGGGCCTGCAGCAGTGGCGGCAGCACACCGCGGAGTTGGAGCAGTACACTCAGCTGCTGAACACTACCTTGCGAATGCAGCAATTGTTTCAGCAGTACGTGCGCGCCAAGTATGGATTCTTTGACCGGCCCGCTGAGGTAACTACGCTGCTCAACGCCCTGGCCGCCCGGCCAGTTGATCAGCAGGTGCACCTGCGGGCCCAGCACTGGATGACGCAG